The following are from one region of the Vitis riparia cultivar Riparia Gloire de Montpellier isolate 1030 chromosome 9, EGFV_Vit.rip_1.0, whole genome shotgun sequence genome:
- the LOC117922302 gene encoding receptor-like protein 49 gives MERISILGFVLAILYFITTELTCNGYTHISNNIQSEQEALIDFKCGLKDPNNRLSSWKGSNYCYWQGITCEKDTGIVISIDLHNPYPRENVYENWSSMNLSGEIRPSLTKLKSLKYLDLSFNSFKGMPIPQLFGSLKNLLYLNLSGAEFSGTIPSNFGNLSNLQYLDLSSKDLSVGNIEWMASLVSLKYLGMDYVNLSSVGSEWVEVLNKLPILTELHLDGCGLSGSIPSPSFVNFTSLLVISINSNQFISMFPEWLLNVSSLGSIDISNNQLHGRIPLGLSELPNLQYIDLSWNGNLRGNISQLLRRSWKKIEFLSLAGNDLHGPIPSSFGNFCNLKYLNLGVNCLNGSLPEIIKGIETCSSKSPLLNLTELYLNGNQLMGKLPNWLGELKNLRGLGLSNNRLEGPIPASLWTLRHLESLSLGKNELNGSLLDSIGQLSKLQVLDVGSNQLSGSLPDSIGQLSRLQQLDVSYNDLSGSLPDSIGQLSELQVLDVGSNQLSGSISEPHFWKLSKLEYLHMDSNSFRLNVSPNWVPPFQVKILYMGSCHLGPSFPVWLQSQKNLQNLDFSNASISTRIPNWFWNISFNLQYLSLSHNQLQGQLPNSLNFSSPFLAQIDFSSNLFEGPILFSIKGVEFLDLSHNKFSGPILLSRGESLLDLRYLLLSHNQITGPIPSNISESMPNLFFLSLSSNQITGTIPDSIGHITSLEVIDFSRNNLIGSIPSTINNCSRLIVLDLGNNNLSGMIPKSLGRLQLLQSLHLNDNKLSGELPSSFQILSSLELLDLSYNELSGKVPSWIGTAFINLVILNLRSNAFFGRLPDRLSNLSSLHVLDLAQNNLTGKIPVTLVELKAMAQEHNMDMYSLHHNGTVSRYDERLIVITKGQSLEYTRTLSLVVSIDLSDNNLSGEFPEGITKLSGLVFLNLSMNHIIGQIPGSISMLCQLSSLDLSSNKLSGTIPSSMPSLTFLGYLNLSNNNFSGKIPFTGQMTTFTELAFAGNPNLCGTPLVTKCQDEDLDKRQSALEDKIDGSYVDQWFYLSIGLGFAVGILVPYFVLAIRRSWCDAYFDFVDKIVKWLLIRRRVTDAKNHARRQ, from the exons ATGGAGAGAATTTCAATTCTTGGTTTCGTTTTAGCCATTCTCTATTTCATAACAACGGAACTTACATGTAATGGTTATACCCATATCAGCAACAACATTCAATCTGAACAAGAGGCTCTTATTGACTTCAAATGTGGTCTCAAAGATCCCAACAATCGACTTTCATCATGGAAAGGAAGCAATTATTGCTATTGGCAAGGAATTACTTGTGAAAAAGACACAGGAATTGTCATTTCCATTGATCTTCATAACCCTTATCCTCGTGAGAATGTATATGAGAATTGGAGCTCTATGAACTTGAGTGGAGAAATTAGACCTTCATTGACAAAACTCAAGTCTTTGAAATATCTAGATTTGAGTTTCAACTCATTCAAAGGCATGCCAATTCCTCAATTATTCGGGTCTTTGAAGAATTTACTATATCTAAACTTATCAGGTGCTGAGTTTAGTGGTacaattccttcaaattttggaaatcttTCTAATTTGCAATATCTCGATCTTTCTTCTAAAGATTTATCTGTTGGGAATATTGAATGGATGGCTAGTCTTGTTTCCTTGAAGTATCTTGGTATGGATTATGTTAACCTCTCATCAGTAGGAAGTGAATGGGTCGAGGTGCTAAACAAACTTCCAATTTTAACAGAGCTGCATCTAGATGGTTGTGGCCTCTCTGGCTCAATTCCATCTCCAAGCTTTGTTAATTTTACTTCACTTCTTGTTATAAGCATCAACTCCAACCAATTCATTTCCATGTTTCCAGAATGGCTTCTAAATGTTAGCAGCCTTGGATCCATTGATATAAGCAACAATCAATTACATGGGAGGATTCCACTTGGTCTTAGTGAGCTACCCAATTTGCAATACATAGATCTATCTTGGAATGGCAATCTCCGGGGCAATATCTCTCAACTATTGAGGAGGAGTTGGAAAAAGATAGAATTTCTCAGTTTGGCTGGAAATGATTTACATG GTCCAATTCCAAGCTCCTTTGGAAACTTTTGCAACTTAAAATATCTGAATTTGGGTGTGAATTGCTTGAATGGAAGTTTACCTGAGATTATCAAGGGAATTGAAACCTGCAGTTCTAAAAGTCCTTTGCTTAATTTGACGGAGTTATACTTGAATGGCAATCAATTGATGGGAAAATTGCCAAATTGGTTGGGTGAGCTTAAAAATCTTAGGGGACTCGGTTTATCCAACAACAGACTTGAAGGTCCCATCCCTGCTTCTTTATGGACATTGCGACACTTGGAGTCCCTATCTCTTGGAAAGAATGAGCTGAATGGAAGTCTCCTAGATAGTATTGGACAGCTTTCAAAATTGCAAGTATTGGATGTTGGTTCCAATCAATTGAGTGGAAGTCTCCCAGATAGTATTGGGCAACTTTCTCGATTGCAACAATTGGATGTTTCTTACAATGATTTGAGTGGAAGTCTCCCAGATAGTATTGGACAGCTTTCAGAATTGCAAGTATTGGATGTTGGTTCCAATCAATTGAGTGGAAGTATCTCTGAACCACATTTTTGGAAGCTAAGTAAGTTGGAGTATCTACACATGGACTCCAATTCATTCCGTTTGAATGTTAGTCCCAATTGGGTTCCCCCTTTCCAGGTGAAAATTCTTTATATGGGTTCATGCCACTTGGGTCCTTCATTTCCGGTTTGGCTTCAATCTCAGAAGAACCTCCAGAATCTTGATTTCTCAAATGCTAGCATTTCAACTCGTATTCCAAATTGGTTTtggaatatttcttttaatctaCAGTACTTAAGTCTTTCTCACAATCAGTTACAAGGTCAGTTAccaaattcattgaatttttcttctccttttctcGCACAGATCGATTTCAGTTCCAACCTCTTTGAAGGACCTATTCTTTTTTCAATCAAAGGGGTGGAATTTCTAGATCTCTCCCATAATAAATTTTCTGGCCCTATCCTACTTAGCAGAGGTGAATCCCTATTAGACTTGAGATACCTTCTTCTTTCTCATAATCAAATAACAGGGCCCATCCCATCAAACATAAGTGAATCCATGCccaatttgtttttcctttctctttcgaGTAATCAAATAACAGGGACCATCCCAGATTCCATAGGACACATCACCTCTCTTGAAGTCATTGATTTTTCAAGGAATAATTTGATTGGAAGCATTCCTTCTACCATAAATAATTGTTCTCGCCTAATTGTTTTAGACCTTGGAAATAACAATTTGTCTGGGATGATACCAAAGTCATTAGGTCGGTTACAATTACTCCAATCACTACACTTGAACGACAACAAGCTTTCAGGAGAGCTTCCCTCATCTTTCCAAATTTTATCAAGTTTGGAGCTCCTTGATCTCAGTTATAACGAATTATCGGGTAAGGTTCCATCATGGATTGGAACTGCTTTCATAAATCTTGTAATACTCAACTTGAGGTCGAATGCATTTTTTGGAAGACTTCCCGaccgactttcaaatttaagctCCCTACATGTCTTAGACCTTGCACAGAACAATTTGACTGGTAAAATTCCAGTCACTTTAGTGGAGCTTAAAGCCATGGCTCAGGAGCATAACATGGATATGTATTCTTTGCATCACAATGGGACTGTCTCTCGGTATGATGAAAGATTGATTGTGATTACAAAAGGCCAAAGTCTTGAATACACCAGGACTCTTTCTCTTGTTGTTAGCATCGATCTATCCGACAATAATTTAAGTGGAGAGTTTCCTGAGGGAATAACAAAATTGTCTGGTTTGGTGTTTCTAAACTTGTCCATGAATCACATCATTGGTCAAATTCCTGGAAGCATTTCAATGTTGTGTCAATTGTCCTCTCTTGATCTATCAAGCAATAAGCTTTCTGGCACCATTCCTTCAAGCATGCCCTCGTTGACATTCTTGGGTTATTTGaatctatcaaataataatttctctGGTAAGATCCCCTTTACAGGGCAAATGACAACTTTCACAGAGTTGGCCTTTGCTGGAAACCCGAATCTTTGTGGAACTCCACTAGTCACAAAATGTCAAGATGAAGATCTAGATAAAAGGCAAAGTGCTCTTGAGGACAAAATTGATGGTAGCTATGTTGATCAGTGGTTTTACTTGAGCATTGGTTTGGGATTTGCGGTGGGTATTTTAGttccatattttgttttagcaaTAAGAAGATCTTGGTGTGAtgcctattttgattttgtggacAAAATTGTCAAATGGCTACTGATCAGAAGAAGAGTGACCGATGCCAAAAATCATGCTCGAAGgcaataa